In Salvelinus namaycush isolate Seneca unplaced genomic scaffold, SaNama_1.0 Scaffold280, whole genome shotgun sequence, one genomic interval encodes:
- the LOC120039573 gene encoding nerve growth factor-like produces the protein MRSLLLVLLLIGVQAVLNMGGVLGPVAANHSAEHHTVANGRAEQQRTARLSVSPQQEQPAADRETQQRPSRTRQAHRPASLPQDRSSSLGHSETGSPSTPSIPEVDPKLFSKRRYHPSPRVVFSDVPPSHHGLGGETREEKGEEEVGRVMGGGVRVRRRAGGQSMHRGEYSVCDSISVWLGNLTKATDIAGNEVEVLPEVKIDNVRKKQFFYETTCRVATPPGDGAGGGVMGGGPKAGAKSGCRGIDGRHWNSYCTNSHTYVLALTKSKEQMAWRLIRINAACVCVLSRKSWRH, from the coding sequence ATGAGGTCGTTGCTGTTGGTGCTTCTGCTGATTGGCGTCCAGGCTGTACTGAACATGGGAGGTGTCCTGGGCCCGGTGGCAGCCAACCACAGCGCAGAACACCACACAGTAGCCAATGGCAGAGCAGAACAGCAGCGGACGGCCCGCCTGTCAGTGTCACCTCAGCAGGAGCAGCCAGCAGCAGACAGGGAGACTCAGCAGAGACCCAGCCGGACCAGACAGGCCCACAGACCAGCCTCTCTACCCCAGGACAGGAGCTCTTCCCTGGGCCACTCTGAGACAGGctccccctctaccccctccatcCCGGAGGTGGACCCCAAACTGTTCAGCAAGCGACGCTACCACCCCTCACCGCGCGTCGTCTTCAGCGACGTACCCCCCTCTCACCACGGCCTGGGTGGGGAGAcgagggaagagaagggagaggaggaagtgggGAGGGTGATGGGTGGGGGAGTGAGGGTGAGGCGGAGAGCGGGGGGGCAGTCCATGCACAGGGGGGAATACTCCGTGTGTGACAGCATCAGCGTGTGGTTGGGGAACCTGACCAAGGCCACGGACATCGCCGGCAACGAGGTGGAGGTTCTACCAGAGGTGAAGATAGACAACGTCCGCAAGAAACAGTTCTTCTACGAGACCACCTGCCGCGTGGCCACACCCCCGGGGGATGGGGCTGGGGGAGGAGTTATGGGAGGCGGGCCCAAGGCGGGGGCCAAATCAGGGTGTCGCGGCATCGACGGCCGGCACTGGAACTCGTACTGCACCAACTCACACACGTACGTGCTGGCGCTCACCAAGTCCAAGGAGCAGATGGCGTGGAGGCTGATACGCATCAACGCAGCATGTGTTTGTGTCCTCAGCCGCAAGTCCTGGAGGcactga